A window of Cytobacillus sp. FSL H8-0458 genomic DNA:
GTGGGGTCAAACTGCCCGTAAAGGCCCGAAAAGAAGAACAAAGACTAAGAACGCCCCATCCTGTGGCAACGTCTTTGTGACCCACTTTCCGTGGGCCTCAACTAACAATCAGCGGGGGATAAAGAACCCCCCAGTGATTGAAGTTTCACTTTATATGCACTTCCGCTTTTTATAACTTTGCAGGCTTCTTTACTTTCGGAAGTATTTTATTTAACGGCACTTTCTTCTCACGGGACCATGTGGAATCATCAGCCGGATCAAATTGTTCAAGGAAAGTAATAACTTCCTTTGTAATAGGTGTCGGGGTTGAGGCTCCTGATGTAACGGCAACTGTCGATGCATCTTTAATCCAATTCACATCCAGTTCAGTAATATCAGCAATACGGTAGGCTTTTGTACCGGCAATTTCTTCTGATACCTGTGCAAGACGATTGGAGTTATTGCTCTTAGGGTCACCCACAACGATTAATACATCGGCCTGGCCAGCTTGTTCTGCAACTGCTTCCTGGCGGACCTGGGTAGCCATGCAGATTTCTTTATGGAACTCTGCGTGAGGGTATTTTTCCTTTATCTGATCCATTACATGGACAACATCCCATTGGCTCATTGTAGTCTGATTTGTCACCAGTATTTTATCCGCCTGTATGTGAAGTTCATTTACATCCTCAACAGTCTGCACTAAATGAACTGCATGAGGAGCCACTCCAACTGCACCTTCAGGTTCTGGATGG
This region includes:
- a CDS encoding 4-hydroxy-3-methylbut-2-enyl diphosphate reductase, yielding MNVIKISPRGYCYGVVDAMVIARNAALDPSLPRPIYILGMIVHNKHVTDAFEEEGIVTLDGKDRKEILDKVDKGTVIFTAHGISPEVREAAKQKGLVTLDATCPDVTRTHDLIREKEKEGFQIIYIGKKGHPEPEGAVGVAPHAVHLVQTVEDVNELHIQADKILVTNQTTMSQWDVVHVMDQIKEKYPHAEFHKEICMATQVRQEAVAEQAGQADVLIVVGDPKSNNSNRLAQVSEEIAGTKAYRIADITELDVNWIKDASTVAVTSGASTPTPITKEVITFLEQFDPADDSTWSREKKVPLNKILPKVKKPAKL